From Pseudomonas sp. B21-028, one genomic window encodes:
- a CDS encoding cytochrome c biogenesis protein DipZ: MLLIAFLGGILTILSPCILPVVPFLFARANRTPGSMLLTLGGMVLTFALVSSLAVVSSDWVLRASSVGRQVALGVMVLFALSLIFSRVGTWLARPLVSLGNRVDAGAGRLGGPLASVLIGVATGLLWAPCAGPILGVILTGAMLQGASAGTSLLLLAYGLGSALSLGTLIFAGRGLAARLKLSLPVTAWLRRGSGVVVLLAAVAIGTGADDRLLASTSSQGAASLEQSVLKKVPQAIDYVISKASANPMPNLESHGAMPSLDGAVQWLNSPPLSSESLKGKVVLVDFWTYDCINCQHTLPHVNDWAKKYEKDGLVVIGVHTPEYGYEKIIDNVRQQVRKLDINYPVAIDNQYAIWRAFNNQYWPAHYFIDAKGQVRYSHFGEGRYGEQEQVIQQLLQEAKVSQ; this comes from the coding sequence ATGCTTCTGATCGCTTTCCTCGGCGGGATCCTGACGATCCTCAGCCCTTGTATTCTCCCCGTGGTGCCGTTTTTGTTCGCCCGGGCCAATCGTACCCCCGGTTCGATGTTGCTGACCCTCGGCGGCATGGTGCTGACGTTCGCCCTGGTATCGAGCCTGGCGGTGGTCAGCAGCGACTGGGTACTGCGTGCCAGCAGCGTGGGTCGGCAAGTCGCCCTGGGCGTGATGGTGCTGTTCGCCTTGTCGCTGATCTTCAGCCGGGTTGGCACCTGGTTGGCGCGGCCATTGGTCAGCCTGGGCAATCGCGTCGATGCGGGCGCCGGGCGACTGGGTGGGCCGTTGGCATCGGTGTTGATCGGCGTCGCCACCGGGTTGCTCTGGGCGCCCTGTGCCGGACCGATACTCGGTGTGATCCTGACCGGAGCCATGCTGCAGGGCGCGAGCGCCGGGACCAGCCTGTTGCTGCTGGCCTACGGCCTGGGCAGTGCCTTGTCACTGGGGACCCTGATCTTCGCCGGACGTGGTTTGGCCGCACGGCTGAAGCTTTCGCTGCCGGTGACCGCCTGGCTGCGTCGTGGCAGCGGTGTGGTGGTGTTGCTGGCCGCCGTGGCGATCGGTACCGGCGCCGATGATCGACTGTTGGCCAGTACCTCTTCCCAAGGGGCCGCGAGCCTGGAACAGAGCGTGCTGAAAAAGGTTCCCCAGGCAATCGACTATGTGATCAGCAAGGCCAGCGCCAACCCGATGCCGAACCTCGAGTCCCACGGCGCCATGCCCTCGCTGGACGGTGCGGTGCAATGGCTGAACTCACCGCCGCTGAGCAGTGAATCGCTGAAGGGCAAGGTGGTGCTGGTGGATTTCTGGACCTACGACTGCATCAATTGCCAGCACACGCTGCCCCACGTGAACGACTGGGCCAAGAAATATGAGAAGGACGGGTTGGTGGTGATTGGCGTCCACACCCCGGAATACGGCTACGAGAAGATCATCGACAACGTGCGCCAGCAGGTTCGCAAGCTGGACATCAACTACCCGGTGGCCATCGACAACCAGTACGCGATCTGGCGCGCCTTCAACAACCAGTACTGGCCGGCGCACTATTTCATCGATGCCAAGGGGCAGGTGCGCTACAGCCACTTCGGTGAAGGCCGCTACGGCGAGCAGGAGCAAGTGATCCAACAATTGCTGCAGGAGGCCAAGGTGAGCCAGTAA
- a CDS encoding DUF2790 domain-containing protein — MNTKAIYAACLFAALNICTLSARAESNVQAQTYAYGNHLDIQKVLTLSEDAGPACGVVNAHMTYLDSAGHHQALEYRKLADHCNNDN; from the coding sequence ATGAACACCAAAGCCATCTACGCCGCCTGCCTTTTCGCCGCACTGAACATCTGCACCCTGTCGGCCCGGGCCGAAAGTAACGTCCAGGCGCAGACCTACGCCTACGGCAACCACCTGGACATCCAGAAAGTGCTCACCCTCTCCGAAGACGCCGGGCCTGCCTGCGGCGTGGTCAATGCCCACATGACCTACCTGGATTCGGCGGGACATCACCAAGCACTGGAATACCGCAAGTTGGCTGACCACTGCAATAACGATAATTGA
- a CDS encoding response regulator: MDHVDHVLIVDDDREIRELVGNYLKKNGLRTTVVADGRQMRAFLETTPVDLIVLDLMMPGDDGLVLCRELRAGKHKATPVLMLTARNDETDRIIGLEMGADDYLVKPFAARELLARINAVLRRTRMLPPNLVVTESGRLLAFGRWRLDTTARHLLDSDGTMVALSGAEYRLLRVFLDHPQRVLNRDQLLNLTQGRDADLFDRSIDLLVSRLRQRLLDDAREPAYIKTVRSEGYVFSLPVEILEAST, encoded by the coding sequence ATGGATCATGTCGATCACGTGTTGATAGTGGATGACGATCGCGAAATCAGAGAACTGGTGGGCAACTACCTGAAGAAAAACGGCCTGCGCACTACCGTCGTCGCCGATGGCCGGCAGATGCGCGCCTTTCTGGAAACCACGCCGGTGGACCTGATCGTGCTGGACCTGATGATGCCGGGCGATGACGGCCTGGTCCTGTGCCGGGAACTGCGCGCCGGCAAGCACAAGGCCACGCCGGTGCTGATGCTCACCGCCCGCAACGACGAAACCGACCGCATCATTGGCCTGGAAATGGGCGCCGACGATTATCTGGTCAAACCCTTCGCCGCCCGTGAGCTGCTGGCCCGGATCAACGCGGTGTTGCGCCGCACCCGCATGCTGCCGCCCAACCTGGTGGTCACCGAAAGCGGCCGCCTGCTGGCGTTCGGTCGCTGGCGCCTGGACACCACGGCGCGACACCTGCTGGACAGCGACGGCACCATGGTTGCCCTGAGCGGCGCGGAATACCGGCTGTTGCGGGTGTTCCTCGACCATCCGCAGCGGGTGCTCAACCGCGACCAGTTGCTGAACCTGACCCAGGGCCGGGACGCCGATCTGTTCGATCGCTCCATCGACCTGCTGGTCAGCCGCCTGCGCCAGCGTCTGCTGGATGACGCTCGCGAGCCGGCCTACATCAAGACCGTGCGCAGCGAAGGCTATGTCTTCTCCTTGCCGGTGGAAATTCTCGAGGCGTCGACATGA
- a CDS encoding ATP-binding protein, which translates to MSLPLRWPRTLASRLSLIFLIGLILAQGLSFGAQYYERYQTAKSTMLGNLETDVSTSVAILDRLPAAERPAWLPKLTRRNYGYLLNEGQPGQPIARDDAPISVSSIEDAIGQAYPLTFIDIPGPQKHYQAHLRLSDGSPLTIDVRPAMMPLSPWLPVVLLGQLALLIGCTWLAVRIAVGPLTRLAQAVETLDPNVHSVRLDEQGPTEVVHAAKAFNAMQDRIAAYLKERMQLLAAISHDLQTPITRMKLRAEFMDEGIEKDKLWSDLGEMEHLVREGVAYARSIHGATEASCRISLDAFLDSLVFDYQDTGQDVQLSGKNAAVIDTRPHALRRVLVNLVDNALKFGGAARIEVQAENDGQLAIQVLDRGPGINEQELAEVLKPFYRVESSRNRETGGTGLGLAIAQQLATAMGGSLTLSNREGGGLCAELRLNRDTPVGS; encoded by the coding sequence ATGAGTCTGCCGCTACGGTGGCCGCGCACCCTCGCCTCGCGGCTGTCGCTGATTTTCCTGATCGGCCTGATCCTGGCCCAGGGTTTGTCGTTCGGCGCCCAATACTACGAGCGCTACCAGACGGCCAAGTCCACCATGCTCGGCAACCTGGAAACCGATGTCTCGACTTCCGTCGCCATCCTGGACCGCCTGCCCGCCGCCGAACGCCCGGCCTGGTTGCCCAAGCTCACCCGGCGCAACTACGGTTACCTGCTGAACGAAGGGCAACCCGGCCAGCCGATAGCCCGTGACGACGCGCCGATCTCGGTGAGTTCGATCGAGGACGCCATCGGCCAGGCCTATCCCCTGACCTTTATCGACATTCCGGGCCCGCAGAAGCATTACCAGGCGCACCTGCGCCTGAGCGACGGCAGCCCGCTGACCATCGACGTCCGGCCAGCCATGATGCCCCTGTCCCCTTGGTTGCCGGTGGTGTTGCTGGGGCAGTTGGCGTTGCTGATCGGCTGTACCTGGCTGGCCGTGCGCATCGCCGTCGGCCCGCTGACCCGGCTGGCCCAGGCCGTGGAAACCCTCGACCCGAATGTCCACAGCGTACGCCTGGATGAACAAGGCCCGACCGAAGTAGTCCATGCCGCCAAGGCATTCAACGCCATGCAGGACCGCATCGCCGCCTATCTCAAGGAGCGCATGCAGTTGCTGGCGGCGATCTCCCATGATCTGCAAACCCCCATCACCCGCATGAAGCTGCGGGCGGAATTCATGGATGAGGGCATTGAGAAGGACAAACTCTGGAGCGACTTGGGTGAAATGGAACACCTTGTGCGCGAAGGCGTGGCCTATGCCCGCAGCATCCACGGCGCCACCGAGGCCAGCTGCCGCATCAGTCTGGATGCGTTTCTCGACAGCCTGGTGTTCGACTACCAGGACACCGGACAGGATGTGCAGTTGTCCGGAAAGAACGCCGCCGTCATCGACACCCGCCCCCATGCCTTGCGCCGGGTGCTGGTGAACCTGGTGGACAACGCGCTGAAATTCGGTGGTGCGGCCCGGATCGAGGTGCAGGCCGAGAACGATGGCCAACTGGCGATCCAGGTCCTGGACCGCGGCCCCGGCATCAACGAGCAGGAACTGGCCGAAGTGCTCAAACCGTTCTACCGGGTGGAAAGCTCGCGCAACCGTGAAACCGGTGGGACCGGGCTGGGACTGGCCATCGCCCAGCAACTGGCGACGGCCATGGGCGGCTCACTGACCTTGAGCAACCGCGAAGGCGGCGGCCTATGCGCCGAACTGCGCCTGAACCGCGACACCCCGGTCGGCAGTTGA
- a CDS encoding thiamine pyrophosphate-requiring protein produces the protein MSMTVGDFLVERLYEWGVRCIYGYPGDGINGVFGALNRANGKIRFIQARHEEMAAFMACAHAKFTGELGVCIATSGPGASHLVTGLYDARMDHMPVLAISGQQARAALGGHYQQELDLVSLFKDVAGAFVQQASTPSQVRHLLDRAVRTAVGERRVTALILPNDLQDMEYTPPPRKHGTIHSGVGYRKPRVVPYEEDLRQAAEVLNAGKKVAILVGAGALQATDEVIAIAEKLGAGVAKALLGKAAVPDDLPWVTGSIGLLGTEPSDNLMAGCDTLLMIGSGFPYAEFLPPEGQARGVQIDIQPDMLSLRYPMEVNLQGDCADTLRALLPLIEEKTDRGWRKKIEHWRADWDKTLEKRALVSAKPINPQRVTFELSPRLPDRAIITCDSGSCANWFARDIQIRRGMMCSLSGGLASMGAAVPYAIAAKFCHPQRPVIALVGDGAMQMNNMAELITVAKYWRTWANGTWICAVFNNQDLNQVTWEQRVMEGDPKFEASQDIPDVPYHLFAESIGLKGILVEQEDQVAAAWEEALAAERPVLIEFRTDPDVPPLPPHIKLEQAKKFASALLQGDPNERGIVVETAKQVLGALLPSHRHDKE, from the coding sequence ATGAGCATGACCGTCGGTGATTTTCTGGTGGAACGCCTTTATGAATGGGGGGTTCGTTGTATCTATGGGTATCCGGGCGATGGCATCAATGGTGTTTTCGGCGCCTTGAACCGTGCCAATGGAAAGATCCGCTTCATCCAGGCACGCCACGAGGAAATGGCCGCATTCATGGCCTGTGCCCACGCCAAATTCACCGGCGAGCTGGGGGTGTGCATCGCCACCTCGGGGCCGGGTGCATCGCACCTGGTGACGGGCCTCTACGACGCTCGGATGGATCACATGCCGGTACTCGCCATCAGCGGCCAGCAGGCCCGTGCCGCCCTTGGCGGGCATTACCAGCAGGAGTTGGACCTGGTCAGCCTGTTCAAGGATGTGGCCGGGGCGTTTGTCCAGCAGGCCAGCACTCCGTCCCAGGTGCGCCATCTGCTTGACCGTGCCGTCCGCACCGCCGTGGGCGAGCGGCGTGTCACCGCGCTGATCCTGCCCAATGACCTGCAGGACATGGAATACACCCCGCCGCCGCGTAAGCACGGCACGATTCACTCCGGCGTCGGCTACCGCAAACCCAGGGTCGTGCCCTACGAAGAAGATCTGCGCCAAGCCGCCGAAGTCCTCAACGCCGGCAAGAAGGTCGCCATCCTCGTGGGCGCCGGTGCGCTGCAGGCAACAGACGAAGTGATCGCCATCGCCGAAAAACTTGGTGCCGGCGTGGCCAAGGCACTGCTGGGCAAAGCCGCGGTACCGGATGACCTGCCCTGGGTCACCGGTTCCATCGGGCTGCTGGGCACCGAACCCAGCGATAACCTGATGGCCGGCTGCGACACGCTGTTGATGATCGGCTCCGGTTTCCCCTATGCCGAATTCCTCCCACCCGAAGGCCAGGCCCGCGGGGTGCAGATCGATATTCAGCCGGACATGCTCAGCCTGCGTTACCCCATGGAGGTCAACCTGCAAGGCGATTGCGCCGACACCCTGCGCGCCCTCCTGCCGCTGATCGAAGAAAAGACCGACCGCGGCTGGCGCAAGAAAATCGAGCACTGGCGCGCAGACTGGGACAAGACCCTGGAGAAACGCGCCTTGGTCTCGGCCAAACCGATCAATCCGCAACGGGTCACGTTCGAGCTGTCACCCCGCTTGCCGGACCGCGCCATCATCACCTGCGACTCGGGCTCCTGCGCCAACTGGTTTGCCCGGGATATCCAGATCCGTCGCGGCATGATGTGCTCGTTGTCGGGTGGCCTGGCGTCCATGGGTGCCGCAGTGCCCTATGCAATTGCGGCAAAGTTCTGTCATCCCCAGCGGCCGGTCATCGCCCTGGTCGGTGACGGCGCGATGCAGATGAACAACATGGCCGAGTTGATCACCGTCGCCAAATACTGGCGCACCTGGGCCAATGGCACGTGGATCTGCGCGGTATTCAATAACCAGGATTTGAATCAGGTGACCTGGGAGCAACGCGTCATGGAGGGTGACCCGAAATTCGAGGCGTCCCAGGACATCCCGGACGTGCCCTATCACCTTTTTGCCGAATCCATTGGCCTAAAGGGCATCCTCGTCGAGCAGGAGGATCAAGTCGCCGCAGCCTGGGAAGAAGCGCTGGCGGCCGAACGTCCGGTTCTGATCGAATTCCGGACCGACCCCGACGTGCCTCCCTTGCCACCTCATATCAAACTGGAACAGGCGAAAAAATTCGCCT